The Stigmatella aurantiaca DW4/3-1 genome contains the following window.
TTCACCTTGGGAACGAAGTTCAGGCGGTCCGCGGCGAACACCCCACCGACCACCAGCCCCAGCGGCACCAGGATGAAGAGCGCCACCTTCCACACCGGATTGCGCCGGGTGACGCCGGACTGCACCATGAAGTGGCGCGTGTCCTCGACGGGCTTGCCATCCTTCGTGCCATTGCTGCCCGGCACGCTGGCGAGGGGATCGTCCTCCGGCGGATAGGGCCCTGTCTCATCGCCATCTCCCTTGAGCGGCAGATCCAGGTCGGAGAACAGATCGCCCATGCCGGCGTTCTTGTTCTGGGGGGCGGTGGGCTGCTCGGGCTCGTCGCCCCAGGGCTGCTCGGGCTGTTCGGGCTCGTCCCAAGCCGCCTTCGGCTCCGCGGCGGGCGCATCGTCCCAGGGCGCCTGGGCCTGAGGACCCGTCTCATCCCCGGGCTCGGACTCGGGCTCGGACCGGGCCTGCTGCGGCTCGGCCTCGGCGGGCGGATCCAGATCCCACGGGGCCCGGCCTCCCGCGGCCGGGGCTTCCTCCCAGGGGGGGTCCGCCTGGGGCGCGGGCTCGGACTGAGCGCGCGAGGCAGCCCCCCCACGTGCTCCTCGCGCCGGCGTCGTGACGGGCTCGGAGGACAAGATGGGCGCGGGGGTGGGCACCGGGGGAGCGGTGGGCGCGGGGGGCGTGAAGATGCCCGCCAGCTCCGGGACGTCCGAGCCCCGCTTCCAGTCCGCCATGCCTTGCTGCCAGAAGAAGCTGCGCGGGGACACCGTGCCGCTGGCGACGAGTGCGCTCAGCCCGGCCTCATCGAGCGGGCCCTCTTGCTTGCTCTTCACCATCACGAACCACTGGGCGTTCGCGGGGCGGCCCGGCGCGGCCCGGGTTGGCTCCTCCTCGCCCCAGGGCCCGTCGGCGGCGGGCGCCGACGCCTGGGAGGCAGCCAGCGAGCGCTCCTGCTCCCGGAGCCGCTCCACGTCCGCGAGAGACACCACGCGGGTGCTCTCTTCCATCTCTTGGGGGGGGCCCTGGACGGAAATGACGTTCTGGCAGTTTTTGCAACGGACCTTGACGGTCTTCCCGCGGACCTTTTCATCCGCGATGGAGTACCGCCGCTGACACTTGTCACAAGAGAAGTTCAAGGGGACGATCGATAGCGCGTGAGAAACAAGGCCCGGAATCTACCCCTATACGCTTCGAGCGCAAAACGTCCCGTTGACTCCTAGCCACGAGCCAACTATGCAGCCGCGCCTCAGTTCAGTGTCAGCTTTCCTCGTCTCCCCCGAAAGGTGGCGCGATGCCGGCGAAGGACCTCGGGACCAAGTACGTCTGCTTCAAGTGCAGCACGAAGTTCTACGACATGAAGAAGCCGGATCCCCTCTGCCCCAAGTGCGGAGCGGATCAGCGCGAGAGCCCGGCACTCAAGCCGGCACCGGAGGGGCGGCGGGGCCGCCTGGCGTCCACCCCGAAGGTCATCGAGCCCACCGAGCCCGAGGAGCCCGAGGCGACCGAGGCCGAGGAGGAAGAGGATCTCGACTCCTTCGATGAGGAGCCCGTCGAGTCCGATCAAGAAGAGGAGATCTAGGGCAGAGGGCCGCTCAAGGCCGGGCACCAGGGGTGGGTCTTGCTTCACCCAGGCCAAGGGACCTCCGCGTTGGGCGAGAGGTCCCTTTGCCTTTGCGGGCCTTCAGCGCTCGGTGACGAGCTTCATCTGCACTTCCAGCTCCACCACGGTGCGACGGATCTGCTCGTAAAGCATGGGGCCCATGGTCTGCATCCCCACGGGACGGGGGGTGGACTTCGGATCGGAGGAGCGGATGTCCGCGGCCTCAGGGGCTCGCTTCTTGGCATGCATCGGCAGTGATCTCCTTCTGACGCTGCAAACCCGAGACGTAGCAATTTTGTCGCCAAGCCAAAAATTTCTTTCCTCTTCTCGACATTTCAGCCTCTTGCGGGAGGCCCGGCCCCGTCACGGCCCCTTTCCTATGGCGAATGTGTCCGATTAGGGCAGTTGTCCGTCACTTTTGACCCAGGCGACTCACCGCAGCGCGCTCACGGGCCAGATCTGCTCCACCTGCTGCGTCTGGCCCACCTGGACGGTGAGGGAGCGCGTGGCCTCGGGCAGCCGGGGGTGCCAGAACAGCAGCGTGTGGGTCCCCTCGGGCACGTCCAATCGGAAGCGGCCGTTCGCGTCGGTGGTGGTGAAGTAAGGGTGATCAAACGTGCGCACCACGGCCCGCATCCACGGGTGCACGTCGCACTTCACCTGAAGCGTCCCGGGGGCGGTCGGCAAGGGCCTGCGCAAGCTCGTGCCCTCCAGCGGCATGGCCACGTTGAAGAGGGGCTTCGCGTCGGCGACCGCGCGCACGTTGTGCATCACCGGATCGGAGTTGCGCACCTCCAAGGTGGCGCCCGCGCGCGCGGCGAGGACGGGGGGCTCGTAGGCGCACTTTTTCTGGTCCAACATCGGCGGGGGTGAAACCACCCCTTCCGCGGGCAGCGTGGCCCCCTCGACGAGCGCCACCACCACGAAGGCCAGCGCCCCCGCGTCGCCCACGGTGAGGGAGCGGTCGGGCACCGCGTCCCCACACACCGCGGCCACCGCGGGAGTGGTCTCCTTCATCTCGGGGGCAGGGGGAGTTCCCTCCAACCGCACCTGGCCCGTGATGACCCCTTGCCCGGAGGGCGGAGCGGCGCTCTCCGGGGTGGCTGGAGAGGAAGCTGGCGGCACGGGGCCAGGGTCCGAGGAACGCCGGCAGTCAGGAAGGAGTGCTCCCCACAGGAGCGAGACCAAGAGCATGGGCTTGCGCACGAGGCCCCTCTAATGGGTCCGCGAGAGCGTTTCAAATCCCGGCGCAAGAGAAAGGATGGACCGAAGGACACTTGGGCGTTGGACCCCAGTGCATTTTATTGGTAGAGGTGCGCTGGCCACACGCCAATGTGGTCCTCGTGGGAGGCAGCAACTTTGCGGGAGAAACTGAAGGCGCTGGCGAACCTCCAAAAGGTGGACATGGAGGCGGCCGCCCTGCGTAAGGCCGCCGATGTCCATCCCAAGCAGATCGCCGAGTTGGAGCGTGAGCTGGGTGCCGCTCGCAGCGCGATCGAAGCCGAGCGCAGCCGGGTCG
Protein-coding sequences here:
- a CDS encoding TIGR02300 family protein; translated protein: MPAKDLGTKYVCFKCSTKFYDMKKPDPLCPKCGADQRESPALKPAPEGRRGRLASTPKVIEPTEPEEPEATEAEEEEDLDSFDEEPVESDQEEEI
- a CDS encoding carboxypeptidase regulatory-like domain-containing protein → MRKPMLLVSLLWGALLPDCRRSSDPGPVPPASSPATPESAAPPSGQGVITGQVRLEGTPPAPEMKETTPAVAAVCGDAVPDRSLTVGDAGALAFVVVALVEGATLPAEGVVSPPPMLDQKKCAYEPPVLAARAGATLEVRNSDPVMHNVRAVADAKPLFNVAMPLEGTSLRRPLPTAPGTLQVKCDVHPWMRAVVRTFDHPYFTTTDANGRFRLDVPEGTHTLLFWHPRLPEATRSLTVQVGQTQQVEQIWPVSALR
- a CDS encoding AgmX/PglI C-terminal domain-containing protein, giving the protein MNFSCDKCQRRYSIADEKVRGKTVKVRCKNCQNVISVQGPPQEMEESTRVVSLADVERLREQERSLAASQASAPAADGPWGEEEPTRAAPGRPANAQWFVMVKSKQEGPLDEAGLSALVASGTVSPRSFFWQQGMADWKRGSDVPELAGIFTPPAPTAPPVPTPAPILSSEPVTTPARGARGGAASRAQSEPAPQADPPWEEAPAAGGRAPWDLDPPAEAEPQQARSEPESEPGDETGPQAQAPWDDAPAAEPKAAWDEPEQPEQPWGDEPEQPTAPQNKNAGMGDLFSDLDLPLKGDGDETGPYPPEDDPLASVPGSNGTKDGKPVEDTRHFMVQSGVTRRNPVWKVALFILVPLGLVVGGVFAADRLNFVPKVKVVNAKGETVEKSLFFSGEGVSELRDRLMGRKPASTPAPTAPASEKKPQGAQKPGSATPPPANPETGKAAGELETLYADSAKEDVGPAVREEAAAAKESAGQNGPPQEEVLRVVANSQSAIQGCVEKELRKNPSFRGGKVVLTATVGTSGAVKKASLDRKELDKSPVGDCIKKSAKRMVFPAFEAGEDVDLEIPLVLSSGAL